GATAATCTCTGACATACAGAAGCAGAAGCTTTGCTGCCAAATAATGGGTCTGCATgacagagagagcaaaacaatATATGAAGTCGAATAGATTTTATCTACAATTTATGTCAATTTCTcaatatattttttctcaaaccaataaaaattagtaaaaaagGGATCAGAGATACCATTAGGATGGGCCCTTCTCCAGCAGAGATCCCCATACACAAGTCCCAACAATATGGCCTGCAGTAGATGATGACTGGCCTTTGGTTTACAGTTGTTCATCCAGAAATACGTCACACACACTGGAAGGCAAAGATGAGGGGGTAAAGGCTGTAAAACACTGTCCATCACACCGAGTGTTCCCAACAACACCTGCAGCCTTACTTGTGCAGACGCCTAAAATACAAAACCAAAAGGTAATTGGTTTAACAATATACAGACAATATTTATATGCAGAAATAGTTTCTCACCCTGTCAAGTGACGCAAGAGTCAGCGGTGGCACACAGTTTGGTCGGTGAGCCTCCACTGTGTTTTTCTTGAGATTCAGTTCTTGTCTGTCATACTCATCAACACATGGGACGTCACATTGCTGTCCTCCTTTACCCTGAGATTGTCTTCCCCTTCCTCTTCCTCTATGGGTGACACCCTGTGGCGTCTGACTATCCCGTCTTGCCTTTTCAAGCAGAAGGCTGTAGATGGTCTTTCGGATACTCAGTGAGCTTGTATGACTGCTAGGCAGGTGACTGTTCTCCACCTGTGCAACCAGCAGAACCTTCTGGTGTACAAGCACATCCAAGACAAAGGACGAAAGCCTACCCGATGCAACCATCCTTAAAAGCCATTCAGGTTGAGAAACAAGTGCTGCTGGGAGCCCCTGGGCATCTGGAAGTGCAGGTTGGGGACTTGAGAAGTACTGAGCCAAACTGCTACTGTGAGGAAGCTGGTAGTCCTGGATTCCTGCGGAGAGCTGCGTACGTAAGGTTCCCTTCCGTTGTTCACCCAAAATCTCCAGGACTTCATCCTGAGCAACTACTGGGCTGGTAAACTGAGACAGCCACAGCAAAAAGCCTTCGATTCGAGGACTGGAACTTTGTCCGTACCTCCGACCGGAGGGTACTCTTTCGAACTCCACACGGCTGAAAAAAACCTCGGTTATTTTAGCGGGTGTGTAGTCGTTCCCGATGACAACAGCAAATAGAGGGAGGAGCTGCTTGTTCATGTGGTTGAAATGTGAGCAGAAGCGGTTCACGGTGAAATGGCGTGCAGGGATGTAGCGTTCTGTAGCCTTACCGTTGACGCTATTCCACTGAAAGAATGAAAACGGTAGGTAGCCACCTTTGAGGTCGAATATGTAGAAGTCACTGTCATTGGTCAGAACTGGACATCCCCAGTGTTTGGCAAGAGAGGCTATTTCAAAATCAGCTTCGGAAATGCATTGAACGAAAGGTATGCCAAGCTCTGAAAGGACCTGTTTGAAGACTTCACATGTAAGCAGAGGGAGAACGCAGCCGTGCGATCCTCGGGAAAGAGCATTAGCCTGTCGAATCTTGCTTTGGGCTCTTTCCTGTAGTGTCTTGAACTTCTTGTCTGTATGGTCCATCCCACCATCTAACACGACGAACGGCTGCACTCTGCATTCAGAAAGCGCTGCAAAAAACTGTCGAACCAACTCCACAAATGTGTCATAGTCTCCACCCCGTGCCTGATCCAATCCAGAGTTGAAATATAATCGAAAATACAAGCTACACCCATCAATCACAAGGCGGCAGTCTCGCAGTCTCATGTCTGTGAAGAACTGACGATTTCCTTCCACAAAACTCGTAAGTCCGTGAACCCCCATGATGCCACAGAAATGCtgcaaagaaaacataaaatgatacaaaaaaatgGGACAGTGAATTTTCCCCCATTTCCCCAATACTGGAAGATTCTTAATaacaacctgtgtgtgtgtgtgtgtgtgtgttttaagacaGTAGCCATGCATTTGTGTTGtgtctttttttgttattaatttataatcatttaatcaATGGTTTCAAGGGACATTTGTCTTCAACAGTTAGagataaaataatttctttgcaAGGTTTTAAATGCCACATGATGATGCTGTGAAGCAGTAATTTTCCACTGATTTTGTTTTGGTATAATAACACTTGTTGGATCTGTGTTTACAATCATTACTTCAACTCCTCCTCCTGGTATTACTGCTCAGGCTGATGGAAGACTTTTAGTTAATACTGTTTTGAGTATCAgacaaaattaatttttgttaaCTGGTTTTGGGTATCTGATAAAACTCTGCAAGCTGGTTTTGGATACCAGACAAAAAATATCTTCTGATTGGATCTGGTTAATAGAGTGGAATAAATATTTCTGGAATAGCGATTGAGTAAACATTTTTGGCATGGTTGGCATGATCTAACATCACTATGTAATCACTTTATTTCATGTGACCTACTTCAGATTCAACTGTCTGGTCATGTGTCCTTTGGCCTACAATCCATAACACTGCAGAATGTAGActagaatttatatataaatatttataaatatacataatatatacttatttccttatatatatatatatatatatatatatatatatatatatatatatatatatatatatatatataaggaaaggAAATGTCACATTAATAAAGTAAAGTTGCTTGATAGTTGAAgtcataattttataaaaatcacaGTGGAGATCTACTTAAGAACTCGCTTTGTAGATCAATAAGCTACATgcataaaaaatcaataaaaatgtgcatcaacattattaaactattaattgTGCTTATTATGCTTGTGCTGTCACTCATCTTAGTTCATCGCGATCTCACAAAGATACGTTGTTATTATCAAAATTCTCTACGCTACACGATTACTTCAAATAAATCAGCAGCTGTATGTG
The sequence above is drawn from the Carassius auratus strain Wakin unplaced genomic scaffold, ASM336829v1 scaf_tig00009358, whole genome shotgun sequence genome and encodes:
- the LOC113072532 gene encoding protein asteroid homolog 1 is translated as MGVHGLTSFVEGNRQFFTDMRLRDCRLVIDGCSLYFRLYFNSGLDQARGGDYDTFVELVRQFFAALSECRVQPFVVLDGGMDHTDKKFKTLQERAQSKIRQANALSRGSHGCVLPLLTCEVFKQVLSELGIPFVQCISEADFEIASLAKHWGCPVLTNDSDFYIFDLKGGYLPFSFFQWNSVNGKATERYIPARHFTVNRFCSHFNHMNKQLLPLFAVVIGNDYTPAKITEVFFSRVEFERVPSGRRYGQSSSPRIEGFLLWLSQFTSPVVAQDEVLEILGEQRKGTLRTQLSAGIQDYQLPHSSSLAQYFSSPQPALPDAQGLPAALVSQPEWLLRMVASGRLSSFVLDVLVHQKVLLVAQVENSHLPSSHTSSLSIRKTIYSLLLEKARRDSQTPQGVTHRGRGRGRQSQGKGGQQCDVPCVDEYDRQELNLKKNTVEAHRPNCVPPLTLASLDRASAQVRLQVLLGTLGVMDSVLQPLPPHLCLPVCVTYFWMNNCKPKASHHLLQAILLGLVYGDLCWRRAHPNDPLFGSKASASVCQRLSQLRVIPGQRRGLDLGLAHLLSQWQSCMWAALFLNQLLCFPLPEPQCAWVFSGTLLHGLEAAIRGGRQCESLLAGDAVAWQLYSILLEALMGPAAAAAASRGRGEEQRPAQQRGRGHGGRGRGNEGRGRGSGGGRRGNRSRGMTSSDNALDNRFALLTFDEDQQW